From the genome of Anopheles moucheti chromosome 3, idAnoMoucSN_F20_07, whole genome shotgun sequence, one region includes:
- the LOC128303202 gene encoding ER degradation-enhancing alpha-mannosidase-like protein 3, with translation MRTVKTGGGTISHELLTFIAMVSSVVLVLAALSMALADQIPTVPTHNMSNKERNELKEEAREMFYHAYRAYMDNAYPADELMPLSCTGRYRGVTPSRGDLDDTLGNFSMTLVDTLDTLVVLGDIEEFEHAVKLVIKDVKFDNDIIVSVFETNIRMIGGLLSGHILAEYVQKQADVMTWYRGELLEMAKDLGYRLLPAFNTSTGIPHARVNLKHGMKVEALRHSRETCTACAGTILLEFAALSRLSGEPIFEVKAHAAMDALWKMRHRSSELMGTVLNVHSGDWIRRESGVGAGIDSYYEYCLKSYILLGDERYLARFNRHYHAIMKYISQGPMLLDVQMHRPHTKTRNFMDALLAFWPGLQVLSGDLKPAVQTHEMLYQVMQMHTFIPEAFTFDFQVHWGQHHLRPEFIESTYFLYRATGDHYYLHAGKKALKALQKHAKVPCGYAAVNDVRTGKHEDRMDSYVLSETFKYLFLLFSDPADLILNIEDFIFTTEAHLLPLTLGQLGNHTFNGVRDQDEQVHMLDYMRSCPSPNKLFPETVRRPLRDLVTGVCPRISSAKRLRAADFQASNTDHLRTVYDMGITMVSLGEGKVQLLHSFHNAKSPEDAERGLIFMQEMVELSNSNSIPNTQLQAVAYKRDGDQVLYILEAGPSHFGMELVNDLSVVQRAVFAKPAKVCAALKNVDEIRGKIVIIERGECTFVDKARRVQTAGAVAAIVFDNTPNTSINNQQMFAMSGDGRDDVQIPVVFLFTKEAEQLIKVVKEEPNVELTLMSVTGLKEKLAKEQRASTTKTDTKSSDAKATP, from the exons ATGCGGACAGTTAAAACAGGGGGTGGGACCATCTCGCACGAGCTGCTCACCTTCATAGCGATGGTGTCGAgtgtggtgctggtgctggccGCCCTTTCGATGGCCCTGGCTGATCAAATACCGACCGTACCTACGCACAACATGTCCAACAAGGAGCGTAACGAGCTTAA AGAGGAAGCCAGGGAAATGTTTTACCATGCGTACCGGGCGTACATGGACAATGCCTACCCGGCGGATGAACTGATGCCGTTGAGCTGCACCGGCCGTTACCGTGGTGTGACACCGTCCCGAGGCGACCTGGACGATACGCTCGGGAA CTTCTCAATGACCTTGGTGGACACACTGGATACGTTGGTGGTGCTGGGTGATATAGAAGAGTTTGAACATGCCGTCAAGCTGGTGATCAAGGACGTAAAGTTTGATAACGACATAATAGTGTCGGTATTTGAAACTAACATTCGCATGATCGG TGGTCTGCTGTCTGGACACATTCTGGCAGAGTATGTGCAGAAGCAGGCGGACGTAATGACGTGGTACCGTGGCGAGTTGCTTGAGATGGCGAAAGATTTAGGCTATCGGTTACTGCCAGCATTTAACACTTCCACCGGAATACCGCACGCACGG GTTAATTTAAAGCATGGCATGAAGGTTGAAGCATTGCGACATTCGCGTGAAACATGTACGGCTTGTGCCGGTACGATACTGTTAGAATTCGCAGCCCTTTCTCGGTTGAGTGGCGAGCCTATCTTTGAAGTGAAAGCCCATGCGGCAATGGATGCGCTGTGGAAGATGCGCCACCGTAGCTCGGAGCTGATGGGCACGGTGCTTAATGTACATTCCGGCGATTGGATACGGCGCGAATCCGGTGTTGGAGCCGGTATCGATTCGTACTACGAATACTGCCTGAAGTCTTACATTCTGCTCGGGGATGAGCGTTATCTGGCACGATTCAATCGTCACTATCATGCCATTATGAAGTATATTAGCCAAGGTCCGATGTTGCTCGATGTGCAGATGCATCGGCCACATACCAAGACGCGCAACTTTATGGACGCACTGCTTGCCTTTTGGCCCGGGTTGCAGGTACTGTCTGGTGATTTAAAACCGGCAGTACAAACGCATGAGATGCTGTACCAGGTGATGCAGATGCATACGTTCATTCCGGAGGCATTTACGTTTGATTTCCAG GTCCACTGGGGTCAACATCATCTTCGACCAGAATTCATTGAATCAACGTACTTCCTGTACCGAGCCACTGGCGatcattattatttgcat GCGGGCAAGAAAGCCCTAAAGGCACTTCAAAAACATGCCAAAGTTCCGTGCGGTTACGCTGCCGTGAACGATGTCCGGACGGGCAAACACGAGGATCGAATGGACTCGTACGTCCTTTCGGAAACATTCAAATATCTCTTCCTGCTTTTCTCGGATCCGGCGGATCTGATCCTTAACATTGAAGACTTTATCTTCACTACCGAAGCTCATCTGCTGCCACTCACGCTGGGACAATTAGGCAACCATACATTCA ATGGTGTGCGCGATCAGGACGAGCAGGTCCATATGCTCGATTACATGCGTTCCTGCCCTAGCCCGAACAAGTTATTTCCTGAAACAGTCCGGCGTCCACTCCGTGACCTCGTTACGGGAGTCTGTCCGCGCATATCGAGTGCCAAGCGACTTAGAGCGGCTGACTTTCAGGCAAGCAATACGGATCATCTACGAACAGTTTATGACATGGGCATTACGATGGTTTCTCTAGGCGAGGGCAAGGTTCAGCTGCTGCATAGCTTCCACAAT GCCAAATCTCCCGAGGACGCCGAACGCGGCCttattttcatgcaagaaatgGTGGAGCTGTCGAACTCGAACTCCATCCCCAATACACAGCTGCAGGCAGTCGCTTACAAGCGGGACGGTGATCAGGTACTGTACATCCTTGAAGCCGGTCCCAGCCACTTCGGAATGGAGCTGGTGAACGATCTGTCCGTGGTGCAACGGGCTGTGTTTGCCAAACCGGCAAAGGTTTGTGCTG CACTGAAAAATGTGGACGAAATACGTGGAAAAATCGTCATCATCGAGCGAGGCGAATGCACGTTCGTCGATAAAGCGAGACGTGTACAGACGGCGG GTGCTGTGGCGGCAATCGTGTTCGACAACACGCCAAACACGTCGATCAACAATCAGCAAATGTTTGCCATGTCCGGTGACGGTCGAGACGATGTGCAGATCCCGGTCGTGTTCCTTTTTACCAAGGAAGCGGAACAGCTTATTAAGGTGGTTAAGGAGGAGCCCAACGTGGAG CTCACACTAATGTCTGTCACCGGGCTGAAGGAAAAATTGGCCAAGGAGCAGCGGGCAAGCACAACGAAGACTGACACGAAAAGTAGTGACGCTAAAGCGACGCCATAG
- the LOC128302466 gene encoding DNA repair and recombination protein RAD54-like has protein sequence MRKSLVPQRCAPSNAVHSPFKSPLSAQKRQRECRKRVSEKGGSEQPPTPKLSVSEHELMIMKILTQPFKIPIANYVPEHSTRCLGMKRSAARRALHDPFACNALVLFSPPELSEHDKLKMDKNKIQVHVVVDPLLGNILRPHQREGVKFMYDCVTGAKGDFNGCIMADEMGLGKTLQCITLLWTLLRQSPDCKPTINKAIIVCPSSLVKNWYKEFGKWLGCRVNCLSIDGGSKEQTTKELEQYMANQSQRHGTPVLIISYETFRLYANILNNSEVGAVLCDEGHRLKNCENLTYQALMGLKTHRRVLLSGTPIQNDLTEYYSLLHFVNPGMLGSTAEFRKQFENPILRGQDANSTDTEREKAGERLQELAALVNRCMIRRTSALLTKYLPVKFEMVVCVRMTEVQTALYKSFLQSDSIRCSVMEKSASKASLTALSNITSLKKLCNHPDLVYDKIQERADGFENAARILPDNYSPRELRPELGAKLMLLDCMLASIKTNTTDKIVLVSNYTQTLDLFEKLCRKRGYGYVRLDGTMTIKKRGKVVDEFNKPDSNDFIFMLSSKAGGCGLNLIGANRLVMFDPDWNPANDEQAMARVWRDGQKKPCFIYRLLATGSIEEKIFQRQTHKKALSTTVVDNAEDGERHFTQDDLKDLFKLDEKTRSDTHDIFRCKRCTNSVQMKLPPEDSDCMSDLVHWYHCANNKGIPDDILSKSWDITGCVSFVFHHRSNSAVVEQQLAEQRRQQALAAKEQQADEEDESDDDDKENNAHGDEEDDNEPEADDEKDADFVL, from the exons ATG CGTAAAAGCCTTGTACCGCAGCGATGTGCACCGTCGAACGCAGTTCACTCACCGTTCAAAAGCCCACTGTCGGCCCAAAAACGCCAGCGGGAATGTCGCAAGCGTGTGTCGGAAAAGGGTGGCTCGGAACAGCCACCCACCCCGAAGCTATCGGTGTCCGAACACGAGCTAATGATCATGAAAATATTGACGCAACCGTTCAAAATACCGATCGCAAACTACGTACCGGAACATTCGACCCGATGTTTGGGCATGAAGCGCTCCGCCGCCCGGCGTGCCTTACATGATCCTTTCGCTTGCAATGCTCTCGTGCTGTTTAGTCCGCCGGAGTTGTCCGAACATGATAAGCTTAAAATGGACAAGAACAAGATACAGGTACACGTGGTGGTGGATCCTCTGCTCGGCAACATTCTACGACCGCATCAACGGgaaggtgtgaaatttatgtACGATTGTGTAACCGGTGCGAAAGGCGATTTCAATGGGTGCATTATGGCCGATGAAATGGG GCTAGGTAAAACCCTGCAATGTATCACCTTGCTGTGGACGCTGCTACGACAAAGCCCGGACTGCAAACCTACCATCAACAAGGCCATCATCGTGTGTCCAAGTTCGTTAGTAAAAAATTGGTACAAAGAGTTCGGCAAGTGGCTCGGATGTCGCGTGAACTGTCTATCGATCGATGGAGGATCGAAAGAGCAAACGACGAAGGAACTGGAACAGTACATGGCCAATCAAAGCCAACGACACGGCACTCCTGTTTTGATAATTAGCTACGAAACTTTCCGGTTGTATGCAAACATTCTGAACAATTCCGAGGTTGGGGCGGTGTTGTGCGACGAGGGACATCGGTTGAAGAACTGCGAGAACCTTACCTATCAGGCACTGATGGGTCTGAAGACACACCGAAGGGTTCTGCTGTCCGGTACGCCAATTCAAAACGATCTGACAGAGTATTACAGCTTGCTGCACTTTGTTAACCCGGGAATGTTGGGTTCAACTGCG GAATTCCGGAAACAGTTTGAAAATCCGATTCTTCGGGGGCAGGATGCAAATTCCACGGACACAGAACGGGAAAAGGCAGGCGAGCGTTTGCAAGAACTCGCTGCCCTCGTAAACCGTTGCATGATCCGTCGTACCAGCGCGCTACTCACGAAGTACCTTCCGGTGAAGTTTGAAatggtggtgtgtgtgcgtatgacCGAGGTTCAAACAGCCCTTTACAAGAGCTTCCTACAATCTGACTCCATCCGCTGCAGCGTAATGgaaaaatctgcttcaaaagcgaGCTTAACGGCGCTGTCTAACATCACCTCGCTGAAGAAACTGTGCAATCATCCGGATCTGGTGTACGATAAGATACAGGAGCGTGCAGATGGGTTCGAAAATGCGGCCCGCATCCTGCCGGATAACTATAGTCCACGCGAACTGCGTCCAGAGCTGGGCGCTAAGTTAATGCTGTTGGATTGCATGCTTGCCTCGATAAAAACGAACACAACCGATAAGATAGTGTTGGTTTCGAATTACACGCAAACGCTCGATCTGTTTGAGAAGCTGTGCCGGAAGCGTGGCTACGGTTATGTGCGTCTTGATGGCACGATGACGATTAAGAAGCGAGGCAAAGTAGTGGATGAGTTTAACAAACCAGACTCTAACGACTTCATCTTCATGCTTAGCTCGAAAGCGGGTGGCTGTGGGTTGAATTTAATCGGTGCCAACCGGCTCGTAATGTTCGATCCCGATTGGAACCCGGCCAATGACGAACAGGCGATGGCACGCGTGTGGCGCGATGGACAAAAGAAACCCTGCTTCATCTATCGCCTTTTGGCAACGGGTTCGATCGAGGAGAAGATCTTCCAACGGCAAACACACAAGAAAGCTCTTTCAACAACCGTGGTCGATAATGCCGAGGACGGCGAGCGTCATTTTACACAGGACGATCTGAAGGATCTATTCAAGCTGGACGAAAAAACACGTTCCGATACCCACGACATATTCCGCTGCAAACGATGTACGAATAGCGTGCAGATGAAGCTACCGCCCGAGGACAGTGATTGCATGTCGGATCTGGTACACTGGTACCATTGCGCCAACAATAAGGGCATTCCGGATGATATACTGTCCAAGTCGTGGGATATAACCGGGTgtgtttcattcgtttttcACCACCGATCGAATTCGGCCGTAGTCGAACAGCAGCTCGCGGAACAGAGGCGCCAGCAGGCACTGGCTGCGAAGGAGCAACAAGCCGACGAGGAGGATGAGTCGGATGACGACGACAAGGAAAACAATGCACACGGTGATGAGGAGGACGACAACGAACCAGAGGCGGATGATGAAAAAGATGCCGATTTTGTGTTGTAA
- the LOC128302465 gene encoding nuclear pore complex protein Nup50, which yields MAKRGPQSSLNHLNWNETDEPEEKGEFAKASDDILKHRVIKKARRRVATDAADSTAPAASTSVFGAFKGFASTPVAKNVDKPDGAPTFSFLSSLGAGAAKTNGNGTATVSSSGSDSNAAGSTKPMFSFGSNLGTIAASDANKKMFTFGTANALKADSTEGAKNASSTSSGFGISSSKDGEKDAGKGLFSFTNTSANAGTMPTFSFGSVPPKATDSPKPEKNFTFGSPIGNKNAESDTTAKSTFSFGSIAAKTGSGEADKKMPTFGSPIAAKDSSLNAASSTGMFNFGSNAAKSDTGGDSEKKTFTFGSSPAAAKETINSLGKGTFSFGSVAPKSDTSETEKKAFAFGGSPAATKEPADAAPTKSMFSFGSNAAKPTAPIEIPKRATVTFGSPAGIRDTSGTSLASPKGTFSFGSIPPKSNADEGAVKKPYSFGYVSTGAKDTAVTSPKGFSFGIPQPTNSNLAGTPTKPTESEKKSYSFGVTSPSNETAADKSKETATFATPKENSDDTIKKMFSFASSTATPKAGQDTGKKDEEKRTVSAPFATTTKPAASVTPQPAVTGVEKTLCVRSNVIALNKAFIAWITEKTKENAYCSLLPVFKSYETYFEEITKTEQSCTAETKTTTVAEAAKPSFATSKPDNATTANTSEQTNALANKPTTDQVPKEPEKPKEKTGFFFGTSAAKESPTTVQPVVPAAAATPASTGFMFGGTAKPLTFGAFSTAGNTTNITATTNNLSSVSTTSPSFFAGASTFASKALSPGGFTFGSVVKPPVPDSSAANDKDSAGGGDGGEADEDEPPKVEFTPVEEKDSLYSKRCKLFVKAGGSYSDRGVGTLHVKMVDGKVQVLVRADTSLGNILLNIILNDSVPLQRLGKNNVMMICLPTPDAKPPPTSVLLRVKTTEEADELYESLLKYKPK from the coding sequence ATGGCTAAACGCGGCCCGCAGTCGTCGTTAAACCATCTGAACTGGAATGAAACGGACGAACCCGAGGAGAAGGGCGAGTTTGCGAAAGCGAGCGACGATATCCTAAAACATCGGGTCATCAAGAAGGCACGTCGCCGGGTTGCAACGGATGCTGCAGACAGTACAGCACCAGCCGCATCGACATCCGTGTTTGGTGCGTTTAAAGGATTCGCCTCGACCCCAGTGGCGAAAAATGTCGACAAGCCGGATGGGGCGCCAacgttttccttcctttccagcCTCGGTGCCGGTGCCGCCAAAACGAACGGAAACGGCACGGCCACCGTATCGTCCAGCGGTTCAGACAGTAATGCAGCCGGTTCGACAAAACCAATGTTCTCGTTCGGTTCCAATCTGGGCACGATCGCTGCATCGGATGCTAATAAAAAGATGTTCACCTTCGGCACAGCAAACGCACTGAAAGCGGACAGTACGGAGGGAGCCAAAAATGCGTCATCCACCTCATCCGGTTTTGGCATATCATCGTCCAAGGATGGTGAGAAGGATGCAGGCAAGGGTTTGTTCAGCTTTACCAACACGTCAGCAAATGCCGGAACGATGCCAACCTTCTCCTTCGGCTCGGTACCACCGAAAGCGACCGATTCTCCGAAACCGGAAAAGAACTTCACATTTGGCTCTCCAATCGGCAACAAAAACGCGGAATCAGACACAACGGCAAAGTCTACCTTCTCGTTCGGTTCCATTGCAGCTAAAACGGGTTCCGGAGAGGCCGACAAGAAGATGCCCACGTTCGGATCTCCAATTGCAGCAAAAGACTCTTCCCTGAATGCCGCTTCCTCAACGGGCATGTTTAACTTCGGATCAAATGCTGCCAAATCGGACACTGGGGGTGATTCGGAGAAGAAAACTTTCACATTCGGCAGTTCTCCGGCTGCGGCAAAAGAAACGATAAACAGTTTGGGCAAAGGTACCTTTTCGTTTGGTTCCGTTGCGCCCAAATCGGACACATCCGAGACGGAAAAGAAGGCATTCGCTTTTGGAGGTTCGCCAGCTGCAACGAAAGAACCGGCAGATGCTGCACCGACCAAAAGCATGTTTTCCTTCGGATCTAATGCGGCAAAACCGACAGCACCCATCGAAATACCCAAAAGGGCAACCGTCACATTCGGTTCCCCCGCAGGGATAAGGGATACGTCCGGTACTTCGCTAGCCTCTCCAAAGGGTACTTTTTCATTCGGATCGATTCCGCCAAAATCGAACGCAGATGAGGGCGCAGTAAAGAAGCCATACTCGTTCGGCTATGTTTCTACTGGCGCAAAGGACACGGCAGTTACCTCTCCAAAGGGATTTTCTTTTGGGATTCCACAACCCACgaacagcaatttggctggaACACCGACCAAACCAACCGAGAGTGAGAAGAAATCATATTCCTTCGGAGTTACTTCCCCGTCCAATGAAACCGCTGCGGATAAGAGTAAGGAGACGGCAACATTCGCTACGCCGAAGGAAAACAGCGATGATACGATAAAGAAAATGTTCAGCTTTGCCTCGTCGACAGCAACACCGAAAGCGGGGCAGGATACCGGGAAGAAAGATGAGGAAAAGAGAACTGTTTCAGCTCCGTTcgcaaccaccaccaaaccGGCGGCATCAGTTACTCCCCAACCAGCAGTAACAGGCGTTGAAAAAACGTTATGCGTTAGAAGCAATGTAATTGCACTGAACAAAGCATTCATTGCTTGGATTACGGAAAAGACGAAGGAAAATGCCTACTGCAGCTTGCTACCCGTGTTCAAAAGTTACGAAACATATTTCGAGGAAATTACGAAAACGGAACAAAGTTGCACGGCCGAAACCAAGACAACCACCGTTGCGGAAGCTGCAAAACCATCCTTTGCGACGTCGAAACCGGACAATGCAACAACTGCGAACACATCGGAACAAACGAACGCGCtggcaaacaaaccaacaaccgACCAGGTTCCGAAGGAACCCGAAAAACCTAAGGAAAAGACGGGCTTTTTCTTCGGTACTTCAGCAGCGAAAGAATCACCGACCACAGTGCAGCCAGTGgtacctgctgctgctgctactccTGCTTCGACCGGTTTCATGTTCGGGGGTACGGCGAAGCCACTAACATTTGGAGCATTCTCGACGGCCGGCAACACCACCAATATCACGGCGACGACCAACAACTTATCGTCGGTGTCCACCACGTCACCGTCGTTCTTTGCCGGTGCGTCCACCTTCGCCAGCAAAGCCCTGTCTCCCGGTGGGTTTACGTTTGGCAGTGTCGTTAAGCCACCGGTCCCGGATAGTAGTGCGGCCAACGACAAGGACAGCGCAgggggtggtgatggtggtgaagCCGATGAGGATGAACCACCGAAGGTAGAATTCACACCGGTCGAGGAAAAGGACAGTCTATACTCGAAGCGCTGTAAGCTGTTCGTCAAGGCTGGCGGATCATACTCCGACCGTGGTGTGGGCACCCTGCACGTAAAGATGGTGGACGGTAAGGTGCAGGTGCTGGTGCGTGCTGATACGAGTCTGGGCAATATTCTGCTTAACATCATCCTAAACGATTCGGTACCGCTGCAACGTTTGGGAAAGAATAACGTCATGATGATCTGCTTGCCGACACCGGACGCCAAGCCACCACCAACATCGGTTCTGCTGCGCGTGAAGACTACCGAGGAGGCGGACGAACTGTACGAAAGTTTGTTGAAGTATAAGCCGAAATAG